Proteins encoded by one window of Sorex araneus isolate mSorAra2 chromosome 3, mSorAra2.pri, whole genome shotgun sequence:
- the LOC129403688 gene encoding late cornified envelope protein 3C-like translates to MSCQQSQQQSQPPAKCPSPKCPPKSPAQCSPPAPSGCALSSGGCHGPSSEAGCCLSPNRRRRSHGCRRRSSGSCDRASDQLSGGSGCGQGSGGCC, encoded by the coding sequence ATGTCCTGccagcagagccagcagcagaGCCAGCCCCCTGCCAAGTGCCCCTCACCCAAGTGCCCCCCGAAGagcccagcacagtgctccccgcccgccccctctggctgtgctctgagCTCCGGGGGCTGCCACGGGCCCAGCTCCGAGGCCGGCTGCTGCCTGAGCCCCAACAGGCGCCGCAGGTCCCACGGGTGCCGGCGCCGCAGCTCTGGCTCCTGTGACAGAGCCAGTGACCAGCTGTCTGGGGGCTCTGGCTGTGGCCAGGGCTCTGGGGGCTGCTGCTGA